The proteins below are encoded in one region of Apostichopus japonicus isolate 1M-3 chromosome 4, ASM3797524v1, whole genome shotgun sequence:
- the LOC139966402 gene encoding tachykinin-like peptides receptor 86C isoform X1, translated as MSDSNHPVVFTMTATIKDLNVAAFAMLAVLSALAFIGNAIIITIIATCKQIRKGSRTVLVLVFNLAVSDLIFAGLSVPLTLASTTNKLDWSLGDIGCKLVMFLPNFCVAVTIFTLCVIAYDRRIAINNMATATERKGPGVLIITSSIWILGFVVSAPTFYEYSVYTKTVVTGAESGSSSEEVDIEMNSTVNVTSHRACGSHDIVESFEKVYATLLTLFIYILPLIFILCNYILIFRYIWKREMELNKTRNESRQNKRVMSSNTSRVLKMLIAVIAIFTIAWAPYFFLFFREEVTGSDDTANFGSTLHIIKLYTAILSSVMNPLVYGLFNSHIKRGFYALVCCSAGKLTSNSVAPITNP; from the exons ATGAGTGATTCGAATCACCCTG TTGTCTTCACAATGACGGCTACCATCAAAGACTTGAACGTAGCTGCGTTTGCCATGCTCGCCGTTTTATCAGCTTTGGCGTTCATTGGAAATGctatcatcatcactatcatagCAACATGTAAACAGATCCGCAAAGGCAGTCGGACGGTTCTCGTTCTGGTTTTTAATCTGGCTGTAAGCGATTTGATATTTGCTGGCCTTTCTGTTCCACTAACTCTCGCCAGTACCACCAATAAATTAGATTGGTCCTTAG GTGATATCGGCTGTAAACTCGTAAtgtttttaccaaatttttgcgTCGCCGTAACAATATTTACCCTGTGCGTAATAGCTTACGATCGTCGCATCGCGATTAACAACATGGCAACTGCCACCGAGAGAAAAGGTCCCGGTGTCCTGATCATTACGTCATCAATATGGATCTTGGGATTCGTGGTCTCCGCTCCAACtttctatgaatattcagtttacACCAAAACGGTTGTAACAGGAGCAGAATCCGGTTCATCAAGTGAGGAAGTCGACATCGAAATGAATTCTACCGTAAATGTTACGTCACATCGCGCATGCGGATCACACGATATTGTAGAATCATTTGAGAAAGTGTATGCTACCCTCCTTACACTTTTTATCTACATTCTGCCGCTTATCTTCATTCTCTGCAACTATATCCTGATTTTCCGCTACATATGGAAAAGGGAGATGGAACTGAATAAAACCAGAAACGAGTCTCGACAGAATAAGAGAGTCATGTCCAGTAACACATCGAGGGTCTTGAAGATGTTAATCGCGGTTATCGCCATATTCACGATTGCCTGGGCACCGTACTTCTTCTTGTTCTTTCGAGAG GAAGTGACAGGGTCGGATGACACAGCTAACTTCGGTTCAACACTACACATCATTAAACTATATACCGCCATTCTTTCCAGCGTGATGAATCCACTTGTTTATGGATTATTCAACAGTCATATAAAGAGAGGTTTCTATGCGCTGGTGTGTTGCTCAGCCGGAAAGCTAACTTCGAATTCAGTTGCACCAATCACGAACCCTTGA
- the LOC139966402 gene encoding tachykinin-like peptides receptor 86C isoform X2: MTATIKDLNVAAFAMLAVLSALAFIGNAIIITIIATCKQIRKGSRTVLVLVFNLAVSDLIFAGLSVPLTLASTTNKLDWSLGDIGCKLVMFLPNFCVAVTIFTLCVIAYDRRIAINNMATATERKGPGVLIITSSIWILGFVVSAPTFYEYSVYTKTVVTGAESGSSSEEVDIEMNSTVNVTSHRACGSHDIVESFEKVYATLLTLFIYILPLIFILCNYILIFRYIWKREMELNKTRNESRQNKRVMSSNTSRVLKMLIAVIAIFTIAWAPYFFLFFREEVTGSDDTANFGSTLHIIKLYTAILSSVMNPLVYGLFNSHIKRGFYALVCCSAGKLTSNSVAPITNP, translated from the exons ATGACGGCTACCATCAAAGACTTGAACGTAGCTGCGTTTGCCATGCTCGCCGTTTTATCAGCTTTGGCGTTCATTGGAAATGctatcatcatcactatcatagCAACATGTAAACAGATCCGCAAAGGCAGTCGGACGGTTCTCGTTCTGGTTTTTAATCTGGCTGTAAGCGATTTGATATTTGCTGGCCTTTCTGTTCCACTAACTCTCGCCAGTACCACCAATAAATTAGATTGGTCCTTAG GTGATATCGGCTGTAAACTCGTAAtgtttttaccaaatttttgcgTCGCCGTAACAATATTTACCCTGTGCGTAATAGCTTACGATCGTCGCATCGCGATTAACAACATGGCAACTGCCACCGAGAGAAAAGGTCCCGGTGTCCTGATCATTACGTCATCAATATGGATCTTGGGATTCGTGGTCTCCGCTCCAACtttctatgaatattcagtttacACCAAAACGGTTGTAACAGGAGCAGAATCCGGTTCATCAAGTGAGGAAGTCGACATCGAAATGAATTCTACCGTAAATGTTACGTCACATCGCGCATGCGGATCACACGATATTGTAGAATCATTTGAGAAAGTGTATGCTACCCTCCTTACACTTTTTATCTACATTCTGCCGCTTATCTTCATTCTCTGCAACTATATCCTGATTTTCCGCTACATATGGAAAAGGGAGATGGAACTGAATAAAACCAGAAACGAGTCTCGACAGAATAAGAGAGTCATGTCCAGTAACACATCGAGGGTCTTGAAGATGTTAATCGCGGTTATCGCCATATTCACGATTGCCTGGGCACCGTACTTCTTCTTGTTCTTTCGAGAG GAAGTGACAGGGTCGGATGACACAGCTAACTTCGGTTCAACACTACACATCATTAAACTATATACCGCCATTCTTTCCAGCGTGATGAATCCACTTGTTTATGGATTATTCAACAGTCATATAAAGAGAGGTTTCTATGCGCTGGTGTGTTGCTCAGCCGGAAAGCTAACTTCGAATTCAGTTGCACCAATCACGAACCCTTGA